The genomic stretch TTCGGATTAGCCGGTGTGGAGTTCGTTCTGCACTCGTTGTTCGCAGCGAATTGTAGTCGTCTTGTACTAAAATTCTGGCTTCTATAAAAATATATTACGCCTTTGGTGTACTCTCGAAAGAAAAGTCCCATCAATATTATACGCGCTAGTTAGGAAGCTGTCACTGCAAGTGGAGATGGGGAAAGTCAGACGTACTACACTACACGATGACTGAACTACTACTTGTAGTAGCTACTGCGTAGCGAGCGATGCCATTGACAAACTCATCTTGTGCACATGGACTATGGTGCAGGATCACTCCATGGGATCGATCGTTGCGCTGACATGCATGGCTAGTGATTTGCGGCTATCGAGCTGAGGTCACAGCCTAGTTAATTTACCGAAGCCTAGTATATACTAGTCCTAGCTAGTTGTCGAGCGGCGGCATGTGCGCGCGTACCTATCCCAGTGCATCATCGACCAAATTAAGCGGCAGGCGGGGGCAATGACAGTCCGGCGATGGCTTCTCCTGCTCGGACTCGCCGGCGTGCTACATGGAGTTCGTTGCCAGCAGCCCGTGCCCGACAGCACCGGTTTCATCAGCATCGACTGCGGCCTGCCGGAGCAGGCCGGCAGCTACGTAGACGCCGCCACCAAGCTTCCGTACGTCCCGGACGGCGCCTTCACCGAAGCCGGCTCCAACCACAACATCTCCGCCGAGTACATCGCCCCATCCTACTCGAAGCGCTACCTCAACGTGCGCAGCTTCCCCGGCGCCAAGCGGAGCTGCTACACCATCCCCGCCCCTGCGCCGGCCGGGTCCAAGTACCTGATCCGCGCCACCTTCATATACGGAAACTACGACAGCCTCAACCGGCTCCCCGTCTTCGACCTCCACCTCGGCGTCAACTTCTGGACGACCGTGAACATCACGAGACCCGGCACGGCGCAGATCGCCGAGGTCATCGCATTTGTCCCGGGCGAGTATGTGCAGGTCTGCCTCGTGGATACCGGCTCCGGCACGCCCTTCATCTCCGGCCTGGACTTGCGGCCCATGACGAACAAGCTGTACGCGCAGGCCAACGCCACGCAGGCGCTGGTCCTCGTTGAACGGACCAACTTCGGCGTCAGTGATCTCTCTCTCGTCCGGTAAGTATATGCTATGACTCTATGAGTCTATGACACACTTCTTCTAATGAGCTTCTGATCAAACATTTGGCCTAAATTTCTTGTGAGCTCTTGCTGGTCAGCTACCCGGAGGATCCATACGACCGCGTGTGGATCCCGTGGAGCGACCCGGAGGCTTGGACGGAGATATCGACGCCGGAGAAGGTGCTGGGGTCGGCAGACCTCCGTTTCCACGTGCCCTCCGCCGTGATGCAGACCGCCATCGCGCCGCGCAACGGGTCCAGGACCAGGACCATCGAGCTGCCGTGGAGCGCCGTGCCGAACCATGCCTATCCCGAACCGGGCTTAATCGGCATCGTCTTCTTTGCCGAGCTCGAGGTCGTGGCCGGGGACGCCCTGCGCCAGTTTGAGATGACCATCAACACCGTGCTCTGGAGCAAGGCCCCCTACACGCCCAAGTACCTCATCTCCGACATCTTTTTCAACAGCGAGCCCCACCAGGTTTCTAGCGGCCAATACAACTTCACCCTCAATGCCACCGCCAACTCCACCCTGCCGCCGATAATCAACGCCGCCGAGGTCTTCACCGTCGTCTCCACGGCCAACCTCGCCACGGACTCCAAGGATGGTAACTAGCTGAGTACAGTTGACAAGTACTAGCATTTTTAATCTTTGTTTATAGTTCGATGCACATGATCTGATAAGGTACTGGTGTGCGATGTCTTCTGTGTTGCTTAAAAAAACTGGACAGTTGAGGCCATGAGTGCGATCAAGGCTAAGTATCAGGTGAAGAAGAACTGGGCAGGTGACCCGTGCGCTCCCAAAATTTTTGTGTGGGATGGGTTGAGCTGCAGCTATGCTATTTCTATGCCTCCCAGAATCACAAGACTGTAAGTCCGAGTTCATTTTCCTATCATCCAGCTTCTCCTACAATGAATTTGGAAGTCTGAACTCTAAACCATTAATCCCCTCTTTCTGCAGAAATATGTCATTCGGCGGTTTGAGCGGAAGTATACCGTCTTATTTCGCCAACctcaaagaaatcaaatatttgtAAGTAGGAAAACTAAACCCATTTTTGACAACCAATTTTGTTAGTTATTTAGCTCACAAATCATATTGTTGTTTATTCAGGGACCTGTCATACAATAATTTTACAGGATCAATTCCAAATTCTTTTTCCGAACTACCCTTCCTGGGGGTGCTGTAAGCAATCCCTAATCCCCCATTAATGCATGTTGTCTTTGATCGAATAATATTATCGGTGCATACTTTCAAGGTTAATCAGAGCTTTTTCCTGAAATATGAACTTCTACTCCAAACTTTTGATAAACATACTAAACAGTAGAAAAATGCCAGATCAAAATAGATTTCAATTCCTAATCTCGAATACTACTTATGAACTCTATGTTGTTCCCTTAGAGATTTGACTGGTAACCAGCTGAATGGGTCCATCCCATCCGGGCTCATGAAAAGGATTCAAGATGGCTCCCTTACTCTGAGGTTATCCAATCTTGTATCTCCAATTCTCCATCCCCATTTTAGTCCTCAGTGTTACTGCTAGTATACTTGCCAGTTGGCCAAAATTAATTTACAATTCTTCTTCATAGGTACGGCAAAAACGCAGACCTCTGCAGCAACAGCAGCTCTTGTCAGCGCACAAAAGAAAAGAGCAAGTCTATGCTTGCCGTGTACATTGTGGTTCCTATACTTGCGGTTGTGGTAACAGGACTACTAGCAGTTCTACTGCTTTTAAGAAAGAGAAAAAAGCAAGGTGAGAGGAGGTGTCAACACATGAGCAGGAAAAAACTGCAAACAGCAATGGCATGGATAATGCTTGGAGTTTCTTTGTTACTCATGTCCTGAATGATCAGGAAACGGCATTGTGAAGCCACAGAACGAGGCAGGCGACGCACAGCCGCGCTCAAGGAATGTCGACGACCGGCACAGTCTGCTGCAGCTGGACAACCGCCGGTTCACGTACAGGGAGCTGGAAGCCATAACAAACAACTTCAAGACAGTACTCGGGCGGGGAGGCTTCGGCTGCGTCTACGATGGCTTCTTGGCCGATGGCACCCAGGTGGCGGTCAAGCTGCGATCTCACTCGTCTGGTCAAGGCGAGAGAGAGTTCCTGACAGAGGTAATTAACGTCTAGTCTAGTATACTTACTCACTAGTTTGCAAGTAACTTTAGAGGAGTCAACATGTGTAACATTCCCATTTCTTCTTACTCAGGCGCAGACCTTGACAAAGATTCATCACAAGAATCTTGTGTCCATGGTCGGTTACTGCAAGGACGGGGAGTACATGGCACTTGTGTACGAGCATATGTCGGAAGGAAACCTCGAAGACAAACTCAGAGGTTCGTGTGAATCCCGTCAGATGCCGGAATCATTTGAGATCTTGGGCAATTCATCATGCTGAGTTACTGACAAAACCCTACGATTTTCTGTAGGAAAAGATCACAACGCAAGATCATTAACCTGGAGACAGAGGATCCGTATTGCAGTGGAATCGGCACGAGGTATTCTTGGATTCCATCTTTGGCATGTTCCTTACATCTTCTAGTTTCTCTGGAAATTAATGTACATCTTCTACAATGGTGTTATGTGAATGTGCCTGCAGGGCTTGAGTATTTGCACACGTCATGCAGCCCCGCCTTCGTGCATCGAGATGTGAAGACATCCAACATCCTGTTGAATGCAAATCTCGAGGCCAAGGTCGCCGACTTTGGATTGCTCAAGGCTTTCAGTCGGGATGGTGATAGCCAAGTGTCCACTGCCAGATTAGTTGGCACAAAAGGCTACATTGCCCCTGAGTATATGATGCTTTACCACCCTATTACCATCTTCTCTAGTTTCCTTGTTGACAGTTCCGATGATTATAGCTCACTAACTAACCTATAAAACACAAATGCATGTAGGTATGCGGTGGCCATGCAGCTCTCCGTGAAGAGTGATGTGTATAGCTTTGGTGTTGTGTTGTTGGAGCTGATCACAGGACAACAACCCATACTGCAATGCCCAGAACCAACCAATATCATCCAATGGGTCCGGCAACGTCTTGCAAAGGGAAACATCGAAGAAGTTGTAGATGCTCGCATGTCAGGTAACTATGATGTCAATAGCGTCTGGAAGGTTGCAGATGTCGCGCTCAAGTGCACAGCGCAAGATTCTACTCAGCGGCCTACAATGACCGATGTGGTGGCGCAACTACAACAGTGCCTCCAGATAGATGAGCAACACTTCATTTGAGGTGGAGAATGTAATGTCATGTGATATTTTATCTTCTGTGGGTTTTTTGAAGGTCCTATCGCATGAAATGCACATGTGTAAATATTCATGGGTTTTGCCGAAAATTTAAAAACACATTGGTGGATCATATGTCACTGGAATTTAAATGGCTCCCTCTTGAACAAGAACTAAGGACTATTGAGAATGTTGGAGACATTTTCTATAGATGCAGAAACACTCGATGAAAGGGGGTTGTACCATCAACACAACATTGGATTTGTTCCTTGACTGCATCAGGGAAGGTGTGTGGACTATTTTTTTTGCTCAACACATACGATCTACCGGGATGTTTGGCACACAAGATAGCGTGAAAACCACGCTACATAACCAGGGCGAACATTAGTTGTTGCGGTAGGTGTGGGTCTGCATTATTTCGGGCCTCGTTTTCTCTTTTTGGAGCAATTTTTTCTATGCTTTCTATTCATAATAAGTTTAAATAAAAGAACAAATCACAAAAACGCATGATGAATCTGACCCAAAAAAAACGTAATAaggtacatatatatgcatgattCTAAATTTGCAATTGCAATTGATTCATCCACCTTAATGTTTTTGTGCATGGACGATATCCGTCAAATGCAACTGCAGCTATATCTTCTTTTCTTCAAAATCCTCTTCTTTCTTGCTCAAGTTTATTCATTTCTTGTTACAACTTCTTGTTTCCCGGTCCTAATCTTCTAATAGGCACATATTTACTTCAACGCTTAACTACAGCTTCGGAAGCATACCATAGTAACAAGAAACCAAAAAATCGCAAATATATCGAATACATAAAACTTTATATAAATTCCGCCCCACCGAGGTCTAGAAAAAATTACCTCGTCCGATGATCTAGTATTATTCCTTGCTGCCCAGGAGGCTTAGGGTCCTTGTAGGTAGATGGTTCATTGACGTGGAATAAATCTAGATAAATACAATCATCCATTCCAAGCCTAGGATGTTGACCCTTGCTGGGATGGTTCCAGCATATAGACCCTAGCCAGGTGATTTGTTAAGTTCATAACCTACAACATAGCTCTTATAACCTAAAAAAGAGATATCAAGGGTAGGGTTTAAATAAACGCGGACGTTGTCGATA from Lolium rigidum isolate FL_2022 chromosome 4, APGP_CSIRO_Lrig_0.1, whole genome shotgun sequence encodes the following:
- the LOC124648423 gene encoding senescence-induced receptor-like serine/threonine-protein kinase; its protein translation is MTVRRWLLLLGLAGVLHGVRCQQPVPDSTGFISIDCGLPEQAGSYVDAATKLPYVPDGAFTEAGSNHNISAEYIAPSYSKRYLNVRSFPGAKRSCYTIPAPAPAGSKYLIRATFIYGNYDSLNRLPVFDLHLGVNFWTTVNITRPGTAQIAEVIAFVPGEYVQVCLVDTGSGTPFISGLDLRPMTNKLYAQANATQALVLVERTNFGVSDLSLVRYPEDPYDRVWIPWSDPEAWTEISTPEKVLGSADLRFHVPSAVMQTAIAPRNGSRTRTIELPWSAVPNHAYPEPGLIGIVFFAELEVVAGDALRQFEMTINTVLWSKAPYTPKYLISDIFFNSEPHQVSSGQYNFTLNATANSTLPPIINAAEVFTVVSTANLATDSKDVEAMSAIKAKYQVKKNWAGDPCAPKIFVWDGLSCSYAISMPPRITRLNMSFGGLSGSIPSYFANLKEIKYLDLSYNNFTGSIPNSFSELPFLGVLDLTGNQLNGSIPSGLMKRIQDGSLTLRYGKNADLCSNSSSCQRTKEKSKSMLAVYIVVPILAVVVTGLLAVLLLLRKRKKQGNGIVKPQNEAGDAQPRSRNVDDRHSLLQLDNRRFTYRELEAITNNFKTVLGRGGFGCVYDGFLADGTQVAVKLRSHSSGQGEREFLTEAQTLTKIHHKNLVSMVGYCKDGEYMALVYEHMSEGNLEDKLRGKDHNARSLTWRQRIRIAVESARGLEYLHTSCSPAFVHRDVKTSNILLNANLEAKVADFGLLKAFSRDGDSQVSTARLVGTKGYIAPEYAVAMQLSVKSDVYSFGVVLLELITGQQPILQCPEPTNIIQWVRQRLAKGNIEEVVDARMSGNYDVNSVWKVADVALKCTAQDSTQRPTMTDVVAQLQQCLQIDEQHFI